The Acinetobacter sp. SAAs474 DNA window GATGTACTGCTTAAATTTCATATTTGCCAAGCCTTGAGCTTTAAGTTTTAAAGCACCATCTGTTTGGCAATTTGTCGATGTTTTTAATAAATGGGTTTTAATGCATTCAAGCATTGCGCCAACAGTATCAATAACTACAGTGTTGAAAGGTGCAAGATCATGTTCTTTTATATTTTCAATATCAGACCATTGCTGAACAGGTACGACAGCTCCGCGACGAAGTTCGCCAGTACGATGTGCACCACGATCAAAGTCAAAAGAAATAGCATTATCAGCAGTAAAGCCAAGTGATGTTTTACCAAGACCAGGATCTGCATAAATGTATGTGATAATTGCACTGATGTTTAATGCTTGGTCGGCAGGGATAATATTTAATGACATTACACAGCCTCCACAAGTTGATTCTTTTCAATGAAATCAGATAGCAATAAGTTGATATTGCGATGATCGTTGTAATCAGTGAAATCGTTATAAGATTTTCCATTCATGTCAGTGATGCTTTCAACTGCAAGATTTGTGATATCAATTGCTGTGTACTCGGAACCTACAGGACCATAGCTATCAGGATGTGCATCAAAGTTAAAACTAACTTGAATACGAAATTCATCAACTTTTATTACTGCGATACCGGTGTTATTTGGGAAGACTTGTAAAGTTTGTACGCCGTAATCGGTTGGTTGACTAATACTGTAGTCAGGCTGATACACATGTTGTTCGGGAATAGCGAGAGCTGCTAGGCTGCCAAAAGTTACAACGGCAGTAAGTACCATCGCTTTAGGGTTGAAAGGAATTGAGTTTACGTTCATAATTGCCTCGTTGTTAGAAAAAAGCTCCGAAGATTTCTCAGGCCCTCGGGGCTTTTTTATTGCTTACGAGACAAATATAGTTAAAACTGTTTTTATAGTCAATAGGTGAAACTATAAAATATAGATATATTTATATTTTAACTATATGTAATTAAAATGTTTTAAAAATATTTTACACAAAATATTAAATATTTTTTCTAAATGCATAAAAAAACCGCTTGAAGCGGTTTTTTTTAAACAAGTAATTAACCAGCTCTATAGAACTGTCGACCAATTACCCTAAAGCTACTACCATTTACATCTGATATTACTTTATCTCGATATTTGGGATTTAAACTATGAAGAATTAGTTTTCCACCTTCTTCTTTAATTATTTGCTTCAGCATGGCTTCACCTTCAAAATAAACAGCATAGAATTCATTATCTTTAATTTCAGTATCTGATAAATCAATAGCGAACTCATCCTCATTACAAATATATGGCTCTTGAGAGTCACCTTTTGCAATTGCTAGTTTTACATTTTCAGGTTTGACACCGTATTTCTTAAAGAAACTAGGTGAAAAGTCCCGTACCCCAAGAACTTCATCAAAATGAAACTCAATAGATTCACCATTTCCACACGAAAATCTTATATTCACTAAGTCAATCCAAATTCTTTCATCTTCATTATTTTCACTTGAATTTATAGTAATTTTTGTTGATTTTTCAAGTAGATTTTTTAAATCTGCATCAACATCCGATGCTGTCTTCCCCGTTGATAACCAATAAGCATCAACATTTAACAGTGCAGCAATTTCAGGCAAAAATGCAGATTTTTGCGTTTTACCTGATTCTAGTGCTTGGTATGTTGGTTGTTTGATTCCAACAGCAGAAGCCACTTGCTCCTGCTTAAGTCCGGCTTTTAAGCGAGACTCTTTTAATCTCTGTCCCAAAGTCGTCATGATCGCTCTCATTTCAAAGCAGCATCTTAATAGCTGCAACTATAAAAATTAATAATACATTGTTTTTTCGGTCAATGTTTTATATTCGGAAACAACTAAATAATAAAAAATTATAGATATAACTTTACTAATTCATTGACATTTAATAGTTAAAACTATAAATTATGGACTTACATAATGGGAGTATAGCCAAATGTCTGTAGAAAACTATCGTTTAGTCGTTAGTCACTTCGGTAATCAAGAGTTAACCGCTGAAGCACTTGAGGTGAAACAGTCATCTGTTAATGCATGGGTGAAAGGAAAGTCGTGTATGCGCCCAAGAACAGCAGCACTAACACAGTCTTTAACAAATGGAAAATTTAAAGCTGCCGAACTGTGTCCAGAGTTAAGAGAGTGCTTGGAATTAATAAACGCTCTATAGGAGATATTTATGTCGAACCTAAATGTAAAGCTTGATGCGCAAGCATCTTTTAGATACCCATCAGATTGGGATGTAGTTATCAAAAGGAGTCCAGAGGACAAAGCAACATGGATTCGAGAGGCTGTCAGAAGAAGACTCATTGATGAAAATCTCATTTCAAATGATGTAGATCATTTTTCTCAAAAAATCTCATGTATGCAAAGGGATACATTGATTACATCGAATACCGAAAAGAATTCAAGTGTATTCAAAATATTAATTAGTATTTTTAAGAAAGTACACCCGCAAAAAAAGACCGACGGCAATCGATCTTTTTCTGCTCACTCATCACAAGGATAAGCAAAATGAACAATCAAATATTAACAGAGATAGAAATTAATCGAAAGATCTATTTCTTTCAAAAAGCTATCGAACAGTATTTTGAAAACAATACGGCGCAAAACTCTCAAGCTGTAGAGAAAGCAAAACGCGAATTAGTTGAATTCGCAATGAAGGTGAGACTATGAGTCTTGATGCTACAAACTGGGCTTGGCGTGTCGAGCTTAAGGAAAAACAAGGTGGAGCAAGAAAGGCGCTTAAGCGTCTTATCTTGCTTTCACTAGCAGATCGCGCTGGTGAAGACCATTGCTGTTATCCAAGCATGCAACGCTTGGAAAAAGACACAGGACTTGAGCGTAAAACAGTTTTAAAAATTATTTCTGAGCTATTGGACGATGATTTAATTGCTGATACTGGTGAGCGAAAAGGCGTAACCAAGCGTGTAAAAGTTTATAAATTGAAGGGTGTAAATGGCCGAGAAACAATGCCAGAAACGGCACAATTACAGGATAAAAATTTATCTGAAATAGTACCAACATTGGAACAGTTCCAAAAACGGAATGGTTCCGTTAACGGCATGTTGAATAGTGCCAATAACGGTACTTTGAATAGTGCCGTTATTGGCACACAGAATCTCCCAATAGAATCTACCAATGAATCTAAAAATAAAAAAACATGGCTTTGCCTAAAAAAACTTCGTGAAGAAATATTTTTTGCAGATGCGAGCATCAATTTTGAAATCATCGTGAATTCTAATTGGCTTGAACGCGAAAGACGTGCATTTGAAATTTACAATGTTGAAAAACCAATGAGTGATGAATTGATGATTTATCACTTCACCGACTGGTTACTCAACGCATATGCGAAATACGAAAAACAAGCCAGTGCAAAATTAAATACTGGCCACAATCAAAATTCTGGTGATCAAGTTAAACCAACTCAACTCTCTGAAAAACAAATCTACGCATTTGCTCAAAAACTTTCACATCATCCTGAATTCTCAGGCAAGTACAGCGAACCAGGTGATTCTTACGAAAAACTGGCAGCAAAAATTGCATTGAAACTTTCAGATCCAGTACAGGCTAAAAAATGGGAATCGTATTTGAAGGAAGTGGGTTTTAACGGCGTACTGGAGGATGTTGCATGAAAAACAAATTAACTCTGACCACTCAACCGAATTGTGTTGTTCACAAGTTTCAGCGTCTAGGCTTCATGTGTTCAGAAACTAACGCCGTGTATGTGCTTGATCAACTTGGGTACCAGTTTTACATGCCGTTGGATGAAGCTATGCAGTGTGGTGAGGTGGAATATATCTGTGATTTGGGGGAAGTAGCATGAACACTAGAACAAAACAGCAAAAGCAAAGTACATGTAAGCACTTTAAGAAATTCACATTTGATGATCAGTTGAATATTTTACTTTTTGCTTGCTATGCAACAGAACCGTTTTCTATTCAGGATATTCAAGATGCTGTGATCGATGCACATAAAGCAACGATTCATAGTCAATTGCAGAATTTTGTTGAGCAACGTTACTTGGAAAAAATTGCTGATAACAAGTATCGGGCAACGTTGTATGCAAAAGACATTATGAACGTTAAGGGAGTGCTGATCGCATGACAATGTATGACGTTGAGGAAGAAGTGCTTTGTGGAGCAGGGATGGGAAGCTAATGAAGATTGATTTAACAATTGAGCAAATGCGCCAGATTTTAGATGGTGCACCTAATGATGCAACGCATTCAAAAGTTTTACTTGGTTCTGTGGGTTACTACTTTAATTCATCAAACGATGAATCACATCAAGCTGGCTTATGGATAGATGATGGTGATAATTCTTACTGGGGTCTTAGTTCATATCAAAACTGGGAATTACTTCTTGCTGATAATGGGTTTATTTCACTTGATGACCTTCGCACTGCTATTTTTGAAGAGGAAAAAAATACTTCTGATTTTGAAGAATACATTGTGGCGAAATATCCGAACAGATCAGCAAGGGTTTTAACTCATAGGCTTGAAGATGTTGATGGCACTATGTTTTATGCATGTAAGGATGTTCAAGATCAGTTTGAAGTATGGACTCATCAACAGTCTAGAGTCGATGAGAAAGATAAGCAGATTGCGAAAGCTTTAGCGAAATGGAATTTAGCTAACTCAATTCTGAAAACTATGGATATGGTCATAGTTCCAGATGAGTTTCTTCAAAATCTGGATGAAGTAGAAGAAGCCTTGCGAGATGAATCATAGCAAATGACAACCTACTCACTTGCTGAATACAAGAAATTAGTAAAAAACACACGGCGATTTAAACGCCGTGTAACTGTTTCAGGTCAGAAGACTCTCAATGAGTTTGAAGAAAAACTGGCACGAGAACTTAAGACATTAAATATCGAATTTGAGCGCGAGTTTAAATTTCATCAAACAAGGAAATGGCGGGCTGATTTTTACCTCATTGGAAAAATGATTTTGGTTGAAGTCGAGGGTGGGATTTGGCTTGGTGGAAAAGGAAGGCATACGAGTGGTAAGGGCTATTTAGGTGATATGGAAAAGTATAACGCAGCTCAAGAGTTGGGTTATTCAGTAATACGGTTTAGTACAGCGCAAGTTAAGTCAGGTATGGCGATTGGTCAGATTGAGAAGATGGTGAATGATGCGTAAGAAAAAACATAAATCATGGTTGTATGTGTTGATATTTATAATCTTTCTTGTTGTGGCTTTGACATTAAAAATAATCAACACAATACAGGTCTGTAAAACACAAGATGTCTTCTGGGTAAGTGGTACGCAATATACGTGTGAATGGTTTAAGTGAGGGGAATAGGATGAATGCAGCAGTGACGATTATGCAGGCAGTGGATTGGAAGAAGTACAGTTTTGAAGAATGGTGTCGCCAGCTTGGGGCTTGGATCAATGGTGATAATGAAACGATGGTCCGTATCGTAAAGACCATGCCAAGCAAGCGTATTACACAGGCACAGCGTGAAAAGCTTATGGCTATGTATATGAATGATGAAAAATTAAAAGATCGTTTGTGTGTTAAACGCCGTGGTACCTGTTGTGAACTGGATAGCAATGAAGCACGTGCAATTCAGCGTTTATTTCTAGATATTCAATTGATTGATGATGAAATCTTACGAGACTGGATATCTACAATCTGGTCGCATCATGTACTAGGGAATTCATTGCGTGATATCTCTGCTAGTTGTGATACCTCTGTGAACCAAGTGCGACAAGATTTAAAGTGCGGAAAAGCATTTATTAAGAGCCGGTATTCATTTTTTAAGTTTGAGGAATTCAAAGAAACCACTTGAGTGTGCGCACAGGTTATGGCATATTTGTGATAACTTGGCGAATTTGTATTTAACCGCCGTGATTAAACCTCGCATTTGCGGGGTTTTTTATTGTTTGAAATAATGTGCCATTGATCGGAATTCACAAAATAATTATAGAATTTTAAATAGTTATGTGAGATTAATTGGTTATATTCATTAAATGTATTATTATTTAATGAATATACATGGACTGTCAGATTGTGACGAATAGTAACGAAACAATAGAAAAGCATAAAATTGCTGCTAGTATGAAGAGGTGGACTGATTGTAAGGATATTATATTTTTAATTACTAAGCTTGGAACTGTTGTATGGTGTATCCATATTATTATGACCAATTTGGTGTTAATGGCAGACAAAAATCCGGAAGCAATTAGTTCTATAGCAACTGTTGTGCAAAGTTTGAGTATTAGTAATATTGTTCTATACATCGTTGCAGCAACTAGTGTTGGGTATGGTTATTTTGAAAGAAAGGGTAAGAAACGAGCTATTGAAAAAATGGCAAGTTACCAATACCAGCTTGAAAAATTAGACCCTCATAGAGGTACCAGTGCCTTAACTAGTCAAGGTGATACACCAAAACCAAGCAAAAAAAAGAGGGGGACGAGATGATTGAGATCGTTTTACTTGCTTTCAATATATTGCTTTTAATGTTGATATGGGAGTGTTTTTTTAAAAAAACACTATTAGATACTCATAGAGATAAGCTTTTTGATTTGAGATGTGAGCTTAGAGCTGCATTTGCACAAAAAAATGCACTAAACTCTTCTGCTTATAAAGAGACTAGAGATTTACTGAATGCTCAAATTGCTTTAACTGAGAATTTATCTTTTTTACAGTACATATTATGGAATAATTTCAGACGAAAAAATAAACTTAACCAAGTTGCTGATGATGTTAAATACGAAGCAAAGTATCATATCTCAGATGCTGAATTGGATGAGGTTATTAAAAAGACTAGGGTGAGTGCATCTGATGTATGCGCAAGCTATATGGTAACTAGTTCTTTATTGTTAACTCTTATTGTTTTTACTTTGTCTGTTATTATTGGTGTTTGTATGCTGTTTAAGCATTTTACATCTATTTTTAGCATTACTATTGGTAAGGAAAGAATTTTAAAAATTTGGGAGAGAGCTATTCAAAAGCTTAACTTAACACAGGATATTGTTGAGGATGCTTCAATGCTTCTCATAAAGAAAAGCTAGTATTTAAAAAATTTCCCTGTCACTCGTTGGTATTTCAACTGGCACAAGACCTCACCATTTGGTGGGGTTTTATTTTTAATAAAGCCCACACTGGATGAGCTTTACTATTTGGAGTTTTTAGAGCTTGAGCTTGTTCAGGGTTTTATTGCTGAAGGAATAACTGATTACAGTATTATCTTTAGCATTAAGTGTCTTGAAAAAGAGTTATTCGGTAAATCTTAATCTTTTAGAATATCCAAAATATTGGGATTGGTTGAAGAAACTGTTCTATAGCACTGTTTGTATAGTTTTAAAAAATATTCTCGAGTATTGGGTTTTAGATAATTCTCGCCAGTATGATTTTCCAATATTGAAATTTTTTCCATTAGATCAAAAGCAACTCTTTCTGCTGAATTATCTTTTATTTCAATTGGTCGTGTTATTTCGGTTTTATCTACCACTTTGTTTTCTCCACCCGATCTGTTGTAGGGACTGTGTCGGGTTCACAGAGAATGAAGTGTTCGTAAAGTTACGTGAATTGTCTATTAAACATTATGGTAATTGAATTTTAAGACCATCTTAGGGTGGTTTTTTATTGGGTGAGATATGGAAACTAACCAATACAAACAACTCACCAAAAAATCAGAAATAAAAAGAAAACCCAGAACCAAACCACTACCTAAAGCTACTCAAAAATATTTAGAAG harbors:
- a CDS encoding YdaS family helix-turn-helix protein, yielding MSVENYRLVVSHFGNQELTAEALEVKQSSVNAWVKGKSCMRPRTAALTQSLTNGKFKAAELCPELRECLELINAL
- a CDS encoding XRE family transcriptional regulator translates to MTTLGQRLKESRLKAGLKQEQVASAVGIKQPTYQALESGKTQKSAFLPEIAALLNVDAYWLSTGKTASDVDADLKNLLEKSTKITINSSENNEDERIWIDLVNIRFSCGNGESIEFHFDEVLGVRDFSPSFFKKYGVKPENVKLAIAKGDSQEPYICNEDEFAIDLSDTEIKDNEFYAVYFEGEAMLKQIIKEEGGKLILHSLNPKYRDKVISDVNGSSFRVIGRQFYRAG
- a CDS encoding helix-turn-helix domain-containing protein, which gives rise to MSLDATNWAWRVELKEKQGGARKALKRLILLSLADRAGEDHCCYPSMQRLEKDTGLERKTVLKIISELLDDDLIADTGERKGVTKRVKVYKLKGVNGRETMPETAQLQDKNLSEIVPTLEQFQKRNGSVNGMLNSANNGTLNSAVIGTQNLPIESTNESKNKKTWLCLKKLREEIFFADASINFEIIVNSNWLERERRAFEIYNVEKPMSDELMIYHFTDWLLNAYAKYEKQASAKLNTGHNQNSGDQVKPTQLSEKQIYAFAQKLSHHPEFSGKYSEPGDSYEKLAAKIALKLSDPVQAKKWESYLKEVGFNGVLEDVA